In Perca fluviatilis chromosome 19, GENO_Pfluv_1.0, whole genome shotgun sequence, the genomic window catgttaaaaaaattggAAAGGTATGGCATAAGAGGTGTGGCCTTTAACTGGATAAAAAACTATATTGAAAACAGGAGTCAGTTTGTTCAAATGGGTAATCACCGGTTAACGAGTCTTAATATTTCCTGTGGAGTTCCACAGGGGTCAGTTTTAGGCCCCAAATTGTTTATCCTTTACTTAAATGATATTTGTAAATCATCACATGTACTAAAATTTACTATTTTTGCAGATGACAGAAATATTTTTGGTTGTGGGGATAACTTGCAGCAGACGCTGGAAATGGTCACTAATGAAATGACTAAATTAAAACTATGGTTTGATTCAAATAAGTTATCTTTAAACTTGAACAAAACTAAATTCATGATATTCGGAAATCATACTATAAATTGAGATGTTAAAATagtaattgataatgaaacaATTGAAAGAGTCTACGAAGATAAATTTCTGGGTGTTGTTCTTGACCATAAACTCTGCTGGAAGCCACACATTAAATATTTGTGCACAAAGATGGCCAGGAGTATTGGTATATTGAGTAAAACTAGATACATCttgaacaaaaatacattagaTACTCTGTACTGCACCCTTATTGTACCATATATGTTATATTGTGTGGAAGTTTAGGGAAATACTTACAAAAGCaacttgaaaaaaatgtgtgcatTGCAAAAAAGAGCAATTAGGATAATAAATCACATTGGGTATTATGAATACACTAATCATTTGTTCTTTaattcacatttgctgaaatttatggacattgttacatttaaaactgctcaatttatgtttaaagttaaagaaaataatttaccaTTTAACATATGTGCAATGtttaatgaaagaaatggggGATATCATCTAAGAGGTCATTGTATATTTAAGCAACCACTTGTGCGAACTACTGTTAAAAGCatgtgtttcagtttgtggggtgaccttatggaatggactgaacaatgatatcaaacagagccataatatcattcagttcaaaaatagtTTAAAGACATCATTACTTGATCAATACAgaaaagaataaactgaaacagaggattgtaatttgtaatttaatggtattgttgtatattattgtattgttgtaaaTTACTGTAAGACCGAAAAATTGTATGCTatatttgcatatctatttTAGTTTGTATAAtatcattttgggaaataagggGCAGGTCCAAATAAGCTATTTGCTTCTGCCTGCACCTTCTCGAACGAatcgtttttatattttttctttttttgttgttgtttttgttagattctgattgtttgtgttttatcttatgttttttatgttttgcaacattgttgattgttcgagataaacaaataaactaaactaaacccaCGTCTACAAACCACCCAATCAGAGCATTACATGAAGTGACGCAGAATAGACTGGCTGGcacaacatttttcagttttgacctTTAACCACGACTTCCCCATTGGACCAATCCGTTTTAAACTCTGAAACACAAGTTTCTAAGTTCATTAAAATCAGGGGAGTGGTATGTCCTCTCAGATGCTGTGTTTGGACAAATAAATGGACTCAGTGTTTGATTGGCTGCCACAGAGACACATGACTCCTGCCTGCTTTGCTCAGCTGTGAGCTCCATGTAGCACAGAGATGTAAGACAGAGGGCAGTAGGTCAACAACAAGCCAAAACACACCGTGATGTCCCACTGGCCTGAATGCAGTGCATGTGACAGTGCAAGGCAAGCTGGCTAGTTTCACTCAGATGCCTCTGAACTTGACTCCTCTCAGGACCCCTGTCTACTAAAATATTGCcatcctttcttcttcttttttcatttgtctTTCTACATCCTCTTACTTAAATACTTGAGTACTTTTTACTGCTAATATCTGTTAAAGTAAAAAAGGTTTAACCTACTCAAGTTGCAGGACCTCTATTTTTAATAGAGCACTTCCCTTGTGGTATGGCTGCTTAAACACATACTTCCATATATACAGTTTATACGCACATACATTCAGCACATACACCCACACTCATTCTTACAGTGACGAACAAAGAACCTGTATAATCTTAATTAACCTGTACCTCGGCCAACTGATTCTGACTTGGATAAATGACTCTCAATCATGTGCTGATAATTGCTCCTATTAATAGAGTGACTTGTTGTTCATCACGATGGCCCAAAGATAGCacgggagggaggaggaggatgggggGGGCAATATGttagagagatggaggaggcaaAAAGAAGTATATTAAAAGCTTTGGCAGACAGAAAGATCTAGTGGCTGTGAGATGATTTTGGCTCTCGGCTGACGAAAATAGCAGCTTGGATGTTATTCTTGGTCGTGAGAGATAGAGATGAAAGGCTGACACTGTACTATGTCTGCTTACTTGgctctcatacagtacattcagGTAACCTCATAAACAGAGGCTCTTCTTGCTTTCATTTATAGCAACACTGCAGTAGCTAGCCAAACTATCCATGGAATAAAATTAAGAGAATATAAAAAGGGAACAACTGCACAGATGTTAAACACATTCTGTGAAACATggagtttttctaaaattatttgAGACTCTGAAATGAATACATGACTCTCATACTGTTTCTCACTCTATTTTTTCACCCTCTTTTTGttcatccctctctccctaCTGTTAAACTCCTACTGTATCTCTTATTACCATCCTCTTCTGAGGAGTCATTTAGATCGGCAGGGGGCAAGTTACACTGGCCCACTTGCTTGCTGCTGTATTCTTTCCGGAGAATGACACTCAGCACCACATTGCTGTAACGGGGGTGTCTTTCATTGTGTTCGTTATTACTGCTATTGGGCCTGATGATGCTGGAAGAATGCAGTGAGAGTGCCCACTGTGCCTGCACTGCTGTTTATGTGTAGCATAGTACCATTCTCTCACTGTGTAGCCCTGTTGCACCtctgttgtcaggtaaaatTTGGACAACTTGTATTGAGATGGTTTTTGGTCAGACTGGAATTTCTGAGAATTTAAGTTCTCTGTATCTGGTCTGGAGTCACAGTATATTACCGGATCAAAAACACTACATACAAGAAAATCACATGCTACTCTTGCACTTGCttgaatataaatgtatttatgcaGCACAAATTTAACGTGTGTATTTCCTCCGCTCAGTTTCACAACCTTCAGGAGCTGAGGCACAGTGCATCGCTGGTAACAAAGGTGTTTGTACAGAGAGACTACAGCGAAGGAACCGTGTGCCGCTTCCAGAACAAATTCCCCTCAGAGCTCGACAACAGGGTGAGCACAAACACGCACTCATACACCCAGGCTAATGTAATATACTGGCAAAATTCCAACTCACTTGAAACAACACCCACTCTCCAGCACAGAAAGGGTGATGGCTCAATATATCTTAATAACATTACCACAGTAGTGCACCCTGGATGACAGAACACGTGAATGATTTGATATTTGCTTGTGCATTAACTTAAACTTGTCAGTAAATGAACAGACACAAGTACAGTAGAATAAGTAAATATTACAACTATATTAAAACATCTGTCTTTGCTCAGAAGCCCTTAAAAAAGGCCTCATGCTGTTATGTTCAAACACTTTGGGCTCTAGGAGAGAATGTGCTGTTTATTTGCCCTTTTTACCTTGCTGTATTAGCATCTGTGAATAATGTTATGTTGGAGTATTATTGTAGATGTGTCTAGCAATTAGCATCTGAAGCAGacagtccacacacacagcaagaaagaaacataaacagagagagaaacacacagggaGTCAGTGCAAAGGGACCAttagtaaacattttaaatgtaaatgttctcTGTCAGATGCTCAAACCACTACCCAATGCTGTAACACTTATGAGTAATTTTTAATGTTAGCCTCATGTTTCTTCTTCAAGTGAGGTGTGTTGATAAATTGACGAAGTAGGAGTACTTTGGGTTGAGCAGAATGCAGCTGGTATGTTTGGCAGGCTGTTTTATAGCTGAACAGCTTGCTCCCACGGTTATGCCAGAGCACTTTTCATTTTCGCAGTCCTTATGTTGTGTGCATGCCTCCATATCTCTACCTggaaatttgtttgtgtttgtaagtAGATTGAGCGAACCTTGCTTGAGGAGACAGTGAAGACCCTGAACTCTTATTATGTGGAGGCCGAAAAAATTGGAGGTCAGTCGTACCTGGAAGGATGTCTGGCTTGTGCAACAGCTTATATCGTCTTCCTCTGCATGGAGACACGCTATGAGAAGGTAATAAGCCTGTGCACACCTAAATGccagcacacaaaatggccaAATAGCATTTGTGGACAAGAAAGATAATTAAACGAAGAGGTTTTAtcaatgcaaaacaaaacaacaaacaaagttttgggaaatatgctcatTTTCTTTCTATCTAAGAATTAGATGAAATTATACCactaaccaaaaaaaacaatttcttaAATTTTTTATTAGAGCTTGTTTTGGTATGGCTACTCAGAGTTTTCTCCTTTCTGCAGCTAAAATACATCTATA contains:
- the golga7bb gene encoding golgin subfamily A member 7B gives rise to the protein MATEFHNLQELRHSASLVTKVFVQRDYSEGTVCRFQNKFPSELDNRIERTLLEETVKTLNSYYVEAEKIGGQSYLEGCLACATAYIVFLCMETRYEKVLKKISGYVQEQNEKIYAPRGLLLTDPVERGMRVLEISVFEDRGSGSSSPSSSMSSAGSSAR